The Gymnogyps californianus isolate 813 chromosome 3, ASM1813914v2, whole genome shotgun sequence genomic sequence ctttctgttgttttatgaAAGTCTCTGGTTTTGGCACTTACATGCTGGGATGGTGCAGTCCCTTGTATTGTGATAAAGCCGATGAAAGTGTTTACTACATTTTGGGCTAAAGTAGAGTGGACCTGAAacataaagaaagaataagtTATGAATCAGCACAGCTCACAGAAATAGTGCAGCTTACGGCATGTATGTGAAATGGTGGATACccaatgcaaaattaaaacatacctGTTAAATGCTTTAAGAACTTGTCTTTCATCCTCAGATCTCTGGGAACTATTTCTGttggacagaaaaaagaatagtCACTCTGCTGCACTGGAACTATGTTTGCCAAGCATAGCATGAGGACAGGGAATAAACTCTGTCCAGCAAACATCATCACTGTGTCTTGACAGATGCACAGAGGTCAAAAGTCATTTGCATACAGTAGGCCAAAttgcaaacatttgttttacatAAGAAGCCACTGTAAAATGCACTGTGAAACACACTGTGATGATGAAACAAGTAACGTCTGTTAGGTGTGCAGTCATTAACGATGATGATTAACTAAGATTCAGATTTTAGCTATGAATTACATTATCAAGTTTACCTAGATTTAAATTCTTCCAGAAATTTTAGTTCATGGTTGCTCAGAAATAGCATATTCCGCTAGTGGTAAAGACCCAAAGATATATtcaagtttggttttgtgtctTCTAATTCTTTTATGCAAATGTATCCACTCTTTTGTCACAGCTATGGTTGTACAAGCGCTGTCCTGCTATAATCATGAAACTGGATTGATCTACTTACAGgaatctcccccccccccccccccgttagCAGTAAATAAAATTCACAGGAAATGATCCCAAGCAAATTGCTCTCTTCTGGCTCCCTACGTTTGTGGTTTACCGCCTTGCGTTTTGTGTTCAGCAGATGGCAAAATGAAACTGGTTTACTGAAATCCATTTTAGCCCTAACCCTTGCTTGTGTCTTCCTGATTTACAGCTATCTTTGATTGCTTTCCGTTACGAACTCTATGCTGATAGCTTAGCGCTGATTGTGTGTGATACACTACGTGGTGCTTTATTTATTTGACCATAAATGCCTGAGCAGCCTTTTTCATTCCCCTGGCACCTCTTATCAGATATAAAGCAGAGAGCATTTCCATCCACATCTGATTCACTTGTGAGGTTAGACACTTCTCGAAAGTCATTCTTCATTTACTTCTAACTTTAGTCAGTGTAAGTAAAATTGACCTTATCATATTTGACCTAATTATGTCATGAAGAGCATTAAAAACACACATGCTTCACTCAGAAATTTCCCGTGGGACAGGCTCACTGGGAAAGCGATGCcaaaactggaaggaaagaCTCTAAGCAGTAGTTCCTTTTCAGAGTTGCTGGCAATAACTCCATAATaataacagaatgaaaaatccTGCTTAGGAGTCAATGACACCACTACCAACTTATCTGCTCTGAAGTAGGTTTATTATTTACTTAGATAACTGTTCAGCACAAACCAGATGTTTCACACCAAGATGCTGATGTAGGGTGGCCAAAAACTATGCCCACGTTCCACGTTGAGATTTAGAGCTGTGCAGATCAGGATTCCCTGCTTAGTCTGGCCTCTTTAACttctcaacatttttaaaacaaaatgttctcaCTGTGCTGATCTTAAGTGGAACAAAATTGCCTTCCTTTGTATATTCATTAATCATCCAGATGGAGAAGTAACATTTTCATGACAACCACCAACAAATGCAAATCATGAGGATATTTGAATATGAATGAGAATGAGGAAAAGGTACAATGAAGTTTATGAGATcaataaaggcaaaataaatggCATACTAGCAAAATGAAAGCCAGTTTGGAAAAAGGTGAGTagacatctgctggaaaatattcagaaagtcACTTTCAGTAGGAGGGGTAAGATGAGCAGCAGTAATGCTGTAAGGGTTTGGGAGTGACAGTGAACAGTAAATTAGACATGGCAGCAGGAGAAGCCAAATCAACTTTCACCTGGATGCACAGAAGTACATCACGAAACTGAGCAGTAACTATCCATCACTATGTGGCTTGGTACGACTGCTTCCGGACTGCTCCACACAACCCTGAACGTCTTACAAACAAACCTGGGCTTTCACCGGAGGTTAGACAGGAGCCATTCAAATGAGTAGAAGGATGACTCCAGGAGTGTCCCCAAGTGGTCATAGCTTGTAAAGTGACAGAGAAGTACTCTGTTTCAGTTCCCTGCTACTTCACAGGTGCTACCTCCGGAGTACAAAAGGGACTAACAAGTGGGGCAAAAAGTTTAATgaagctgagctgcaggaaagaCTTCTAGATGTGAGATCTATAAGGACATATTATAATCCTGCAGGGGAATTCTTGCTAGGGTCCTTTCCAAGAAAGACTTAAAccaagcatgttttaaaaagcgGTAAACTTCCAGGAAACAGTGTTTTCATCCCTTATTTCTTTGATCTCAGCccatttcagtcttttcccTTATTAACAGGTTTCGTTCAAAGCCAACACACCGGACTTTCAGTTGGGTACATTATCCAGAGAGTAAGAGACTCTGAGATGTGAATGGAGTTTTTCTATTCCAAATTTGCCACCTGTGTCTGCTTCTGACACCAAAGGGAATCTGCAGGTATTTTGAGCGGTGAATTCTTGATATAAAATTAGTAACCTGATGTGATGTCTCATTCACCAAGGCaccccagaggaaaaaaagagatctcCTAAGTCATGGACCGTGACTTACCAACTCTCTGCTCGTCCTGGTATCCTCCGTAGTCGGCCACTTCCCTTCGATCTAAGTTATAGTCGTGCTTGGAGAAGTACTGCACCCCACTGTCCTTCTCCAGGTGGTACCTTTTCAGTTCCTGAATGATCTCCATGATCAGATTTAAGAGACTTTCCCTGTCTTTCAAATCTGCAGAGtcagttttctctttgcaatATCCTGCTGAGAGCATTAAGagcaccagccccagcagcccaggAGACCTCAGTCCACTCATTGCGGTCTGACCCGAAGGGTGCACGAACAGATGAAAAGGAAGGATCCGCTGCTGTGGGAGGCCTCCTGTTccactggaagagaaaaacGGGGCTGGGTCGGAGGTGGGGAGACTCACGGGGGTGAAATCGGAAACATTACAGGAGGAAAGCGCGGAGACGGCTTCGCAGGTTACACAAGGCGGGAGCCCAGCCCGCTCCGGCAGCCCCGCGCCGGGCTGCGGGGGGCCGGCAGCGCGGGGGGTGCGCCGCCGGGGGAGCCCCGCTGCGCCCCGCGGCTGGCagcgccccgctccgccgcagcgcccgccccgccgcgccgccccgccgggagAGCCGCCCCCGCGCCGCGGGCAGCGCCCGCCGGCCCGCCCGGCAGCCTGCGCCCACGGGGGCCCGCGGGAGGGCGGGCTGCGCAGCCGCCGAGCGGGGCGAGGCGAGGGGTGCCGCGGCGGGACGCCCCTCGCCCTGCGCCCTGGCGGAGCAGACCCCCGGTCGCGACGGGCTAGCGGCGCCTAccgccccgcctcgccccgGCCGCGGAGCGGAGGAGCGCGGGCGAGGGGCGACAACTTTCCCCGAAGTTTTTTGCCggagagccggggcagctgcgCACCGAGCGagcccctccccgcccccccctccccccccgcggggctccgcgacggggctgcgggcaggagcGGCGGGACGGGCGGTGCGTGGCCGGGGGGCAGCCGTCCGGGGGCAGCGCACGGCAACGCCAGCCTTCgctttctctgtcctttttccCTCCCAGCTCGGGGAAGGGGCGCGGGCGGCCGCGGCCACCTCCACAGGGAGCGGCAGCCAGCCGCGGCGGGGGACGCTGCCTCATCCCTGGAGCCGCTCGCCTTCGGACGGCTAACTGCACCCCCGCGCTGGGTGCCGGGGGCGGCCGGCCCACGCACACGGCTGCCCCGCGCTCCGTGCGCCGGCTCTCCCCTGCCAACTTTGGCGGGCGTCCGGCGgcgcccgcctcccgcccgcggGCTGTCACCGGCGCGGCCCCGCAgtgccgccggccccgccgcacGCAGCGCTCCGGCTCAGCGGGGCGGGAGGGGTGGGGGCGTGGGGAGAGCGACGGGGAGGAAGGAGGGTTGCTGGCCCGTCCCGGCCGCTTTACCTGTCTCTCCGTCCCAGAAGCCGAGGTGTCTTCCCCCCGGGAGCCGCTCCCCGGCTCTCCCTGGACGGCAGCAGCCCGCGAGCGGCGGGGAGTCCGAGTTTTCCGCGGCTggcccgcccgccccctcccGTCCCTGCGCTCCCGCCGTATCCACAAACTACTCCATCGCCGCCAGCCCCAGCGCAGCTGCTTATATAGGCTATAGGATGGACATGAGACGGCAGATAGTATCGACTTGGAAGTGGGTGGAAAACAATAAAAGTCCACTTGGCAACCTCGGGAGCGTCGCTGCTTGCACAAGCCCCCCCTTCCcgccctcccttccctcccgccCCGGTCCCCCCCGTCCCTCCCCCTCGCTCGGCTCTCCCGGGCAGGGCTCAGTCACTCCTTCGCCTCTCTCCGACGTAAGGAGTCGGTCccaagtgtgtgtgtgtgtgtgtgtggagcgggagggggcggcggcgggaagatggggacgggggggggggggggggggcgcgccTCGCCCGAGCCTTTAATTAGAAACGCGCTGAGGAGCCGCTGAAATATTCATGGCCTTGGCGCGGCTCCCCGTCAGGCGGGTCCCCGGCCCTGCGGCCGCAGCCGCCGAGCTCCCCGCCGTCCGCCGCGGGGGGCCGCgtggcgggggcgggcggggaagCCGCCTGTTTACCGGGAACCTCGGCCCTGGCTGCGGCGGGGAAGGGGAGGTGTTGGGGCGGGGGCGAGCTGCCGGGGAAGAGGAAGGCTATTTTCTGCTCCCGCCGACCGGGAAGCCCGCGGAGAGGTGGCTGGAGCGGGGTCTGGGTGGAAGAGGCGGGCGTGTCGCCTTTCTCGCCGATTCTTGGCAAGGGCAGTCCCGGGTGGCGAGGCGGCTTCCTGGGCTCTCGGCGCGGCGCTGCCTGGAAGCGCTCCCAGCGGGGCcgggtggggtgaggaggagggcgaAGGCAGTGCCGCCGGCAGGAGAGCTCCCTCAGCCGCCGGCTCCCTCAGAAGAGGGTGACAGCCCGAGCGAAGGGGAGGTGGTGGCGGGGCGACGCGACAGCCTCCTGGGCGCGTTGTGCTCCCCGGTACAAGCGAGACCCCTGCTGCGAGAGCCGCCGCTCCCCCCCAAATAAATAAACTCAGCGCAAATCCTCCGCTGCCTTCCCCGCGGAGCCCCTCGGAACGTGCGGAGCGGAGGGGCTGAAACACGATCCGGCtgaacttttctgtttgctttgattGTGTGGAGAAACCTCTCCCTTGGCAGCTGAAACGGGCAAATACGGAGCTGGATCGCGTGGCGGGCGTACTTCCCAAGCCCCGAAAGACGACGGGGTGGGAACGGGGGGCGCTCGGGGCCCGCCTCCCGAggaggcagcggcggcggcccggcggAGCGCCGTCGGTAGCGGCGGGCagggccgcccgccccgcgctgcCCCGATGGCCACGGCGGACAGGTACCGCGCGCCGCCGGCCCCTCCTCAGGCAGCGGCAACGGCAACGGCGACGGCGACCCCCAGCGGCCGCTGCCGAGCCCGAgcccggcgctgccgccgcccgccgccagGCGGCGCTGAGGGGCGCGGCCGCCACGGGGTCCCGCCGCTCGCGCGCGAGGGGCCGGCGGGCGGCCGTTAACGGTCGTCCCCGCTGGCCCTCGGAGGAGCCGCCGCTTCCCGCGGGGCGGAGAGCGGGCAGGAGGAGCGGTACGGGTACGGTTCTTCTGCGAGCGGTCAGACAGACTACAGGAAAAATTatgatttctgtttcacagcGTTCGCTGTATGTCTCTTGTTTTATGCGGTTGTATTCCCTAACTgctactttattatttttacgTTTATTAGCTAAtttatctttcctttaaaaacaacatatAAATGGCATGTGTGTATATTGCTACAAAAAACTTAGCCCACGCTGTCACAGTGAAtttactaaaaacaaaaaaaaaaaaggaaaaatacaccACGTGATGAAGAAAGATACTCAGAGGCAAGACTGAGCAAGAACGCTTTGTCCGGAGTCCAGAATCCTACCCCCTCTTCGGCTTCATGGTTTGTTTCCAGTCACCTTAagactcagggaaaaaaataaattgaacgGGCAGTTCAACAGTGAGAAAGAGCGGCCCTTTGCGTGACATAACTTGGTATCGCTATATTTACAAGTTAGTCGTACCAAATAGTGACACATTAGGGTCACCTAATGGAGACAGGGAAGGTGGAAAACGAGCCAGGTAGTATACAGCCTGGTGTTCTGTTTCTACGATTACATTTCAAGTAGTCCTTCATCCAAAGTAATCTCTTTGGAAAAAGATACTACTGTAGAACTGAAAGAGGTGTTTGGGAAGTCAGCTAAACACCTGGGTGGATTCTCTCCTAGCTTACAACTACAATTTCCGTGTCATTTTTGGTCACCATGCTGTAAGGAAGGAGCAGCCTGTGTTCTGAGTGCACACCAGTTCAACGCGGGAATGTCAGGCTGCGACTTTCCTGGTAAGTTAGATGTACCCAGACATGTCTGTCATGTCTGGCACGGAGACCAGCTGGCATGGAAAAACCTGCGAGTTGTTGAATAATATGGCTAATgtagctttcttccttttgaagagACTGGATATTATCAGAAACTGCATTAATCCCTCTTATGAGGTAACTCCACCGTGAGTCTGGGAATGGAATAGCTGGCATGGGCCAAAGACACACCAAGGACAAATTAACATCATAGACAATTTCATCCCAATGCTCAGGAATATTCCCTTTAAATTAACTAATATAGATGTAGACTCAAAGTACAATGGAGATATTAACTGAGATATGAGGTAGATAAATAAACAGTCTGTTGCCTTTTTATGCATGCGGAAGCTGAGGCAAGGGTCTATTCTGATGTGTTTACACTGAATTATACAAAGATATGTAATAGCTCCCatgacttcagtggagttaATTGAAATTCACACTGATAGATTTAGGATGATAATTTAATGTTCCAACAGGTTGCGTTTTCTTAAGTACGTGTTCTCAGGGCCCCATCTAAGCTAACCACCTAGATGCTAACCACCTAAATGCTGCCAAGCTCCTACTCTGCATATATATTGCCAAAACTGCGATCCCTGAGACTTCCACCCACCCTCAGTCTGACTCCTGAGGCTTCTAAAGTGAGTAGGTTCACTGTTTGCCATGACCGCTCACAGGTTCTCAGACTTCTTCCCTGGATACCAGGAAGCGCCTGACTCTTGTCAACACTAAGCATCCAGGATAGTGAAGAAAGCATTCTTCTGGGatttacaaaatgtaaattttaatcCCTTCAGGCAGAGATGAAAGATGAACACACCTTCCCAGCCAGGACAAAAACCTACTTGCTTTCCTTGaaagaagatggagagggaGATATGAAACCCAGTCTCAAAAAGCAACATGAACCTGGGAGAGCAGCTCATAGAGGTAATGCTGTACAATGAGTATTTTGGCTTGTCCTGGAGGGGtaggtttcatttaaaaacacctGGTGCGATTTTTTGGCTTATTTTTACAGGACGTCAAGTTAGTGAACTCTTTTGCAATCAAAATCTATGAATAGATCGATCTacaatgttattaaaaatgccCTATCTTTAAAGTAAACATCATGATTCTCAGAAAAAGGACCTTGTGAAGTAAGCATACATGAATGAAAAGATCAAATGCAGTATTTGGTGGATAGTTTTAACCAGTGCACTGTTCCATGTTCCCTTGGTGGTTATGAAACAGAGGCACTACATTTGGAATTTGGAACAAATGCCAGGCAGAATTTCTAGCTTTGTTAAATAACAAACATTAGTCACTGTTTTCACCAATTCCATTCTATTATGCCATGCTAAGACAGTAAAGGAAAGATATCTTGACTTCTTTTACTTACATGGTGTAcgtgaaaacatgaaaatatgttCTCTTTGGTTCTGTCTTCTAAGACTGGTGAAATTTTCATGCTAAGAGCCCTACAGTTTCAAGCACACTCTTGTTTCAGCTGATTATAACAGACATGAGGGTTCCTATctatatttaataaaagcaagtgcaacattttctgaagtggttgcagagcagagctgattGTCTAAATCAGGCTCATAACCAATACATGAACTGAGTGTACACTTAGGAGAAAATTCCAATGGACATTCATAAGACTAGACTAAAAATGCTTCTTGTGTTGCTCTTTATTGACCTCAGAACCTCAAAACAatatctgaaatacattttttccttaaacgTCACATCAACTtacaaaaatcttaaaaagtCAAGTTGCActgttggtttaaaaaacagacttttcACTCCTCACAAAAGAAAAGCGGTATTTAATCTTCAGGTTACACCTCAATCCCACTAAATATGATGGAATGAGATGGGGCTGGTAATTCTGTTGGGTTAATGGAGTGGGTGTCAGTTGGTTGACATGGCAGCTGGACTTCCAAAATATTGACCACACACATGGAATCTACGTGCATGATAGTTACTTTTTAAATctatatagaaaaatatatacatcaCATCCAACAGATGATACTTTCCAAAATCTCTGCTCCAAGTtatgaaaatgcagaatatgTTTTCAATATAACGTATTGTACATagcataaaataatatttatgtaCCTGGCTCAGTCATCTCTGTGAGCCTCCAACTCTCAGAGGCAATGCGCAATGACAGCTGCTGGGGAGAGTAAAGATGAGGCATTAAGAAGTCCTGTAGCACTGAAATCAGCCAGAGAACATATATAACTAGAACAAAAACTTCAACAGATGTTAGGGGTATTAAAGCCAATTGAACATTTTAAGGGCTTTCCCCACTTCCTACCTGATGCAAATGCCAACAGGATTAAAATCCCATCAATCATTGCTGCAACCAAAACTGAAGAACTTTGATATAGTTCCCAAATGTTTTATCAGTATTACAGACAGGGCCAGCTTGATGTTTAgtagaaagtttaaaaaaaaaaccacaacaaaaaacccaaaccagattTCTGGCTATAACTTTTCTCTGCAAGTAAATTCAAGGCTAAAGACAGCTCTGAGTTGGCCAACGCATCAGTTAATTGAGCCGGTTTCAAAATCATCTTCAATCAGCTTTGCAGTGCTGCACCAATGCAACAGTGCTGCAGCAATGCAAAGCTACTGTGGAAATGCTACTGAACCAGCAGGAGGAAATTTAAGTCTTACAAGAATAGTCTCACTTTTTTTAGTTGCCTTTCATGGTCTTCAAAGTATCCCCTGAAATCTCTGGAGACCACTCCTCTCAATTATTCCATATTTAGGTTTTCAGAGatactttattttgcaaagtaaaGGTAAGTGCCCCGGAGAAGCAAGTCAAACCACTCTTGACTGTAGACTGTTGCCTACAGGAGGACACTAACATAGACCAGACCCCtaacttttaagcagctaagGGGGCGTGGGGGGTTAATCCCATTCTAACAAACTATCTTTCGGGCCATAAGCAGTTCTACAGCTACTGTGCAGCCGTGAGCCTACTATGTGTGTGTTCACTGTAGACTCCTATCTGTTCACTTAGAGTTATatagctgcagctgcagaaactgcCTTCCCACATCAAATTAAGACTACGAGTAAAAGCCCTAGCTGATGTCTCATTAGCTGATAGAGTGCATTACATTTTCTGGCCTGCTCTAATCTCTCTGCGCCAAAGGAAGGAGGATGGCTTCAGTGTACATAAGAACTCAGTAGTTTTAGAGGCAGAGTAGCTTCCTCTTTCATTCCCAACCATGGTTCTTAGCTCAAGGAGACAAGGGGATCACGCGTGTTTTTTAGAGCCATTGCTGATAAATGATAACATGTTTTTATAGTATAGCCTAAATTTGAGAGTGTTATCTCACAGTGTGTTTGCACCACCTCTTAAAAATTTTACgctgaaaaacaaatgccatcTCAGGCAGCGTAAGAATATCCCATATGACTCACTATCAGCATCTGAATGCTAAGTACAAGCATCAagactttaaaaagcagaggtactttttccttctgtgggtCATCAGTAGGCTTATTTAGTGAGCAGGCCCCGTGACTATCTGGTGGACAGCTGGATGACTTTTTACAGATCAGACGCAGAGCAGGCCTATCGGCAAGATCATGGTCTAGAGACTGCTTGTTAGGCAAGCATACTCTTTAGAAGATCATGTGCCTACAAAAGCAGCTAAGGGAGGGCGGGAGGTTAATCCCATTCTAAGAAACTATCTTTCAGGCCATAAGCAGTTCTGTGGCTACTATGCAGCAGTGAGCCTACTATAGGTGTGTGTTCACTGTTGACCAGTGGTTCTCTCCTAGAACCAGCATTGCAGTCCCAACTGTATCCAGGCAGCTTCCTCCTGACCAACTTCATAATTACATAAGCTGCCTTACAGGGTAAAGGCAGAAAGTTTATTCGACAGCAGTGGAAGACTATGAAGAGCAGTCTATAGATTTAAGATTTTGCCTCCTAGCCTTTCTTGATTCTGCACTTGAAGTGATATAAagatatgaaaatacagaatatgtTTTCAATATAATGTGTTGTACATCCACTATCCCAGGGTTGTGACTGTTGTCTCTTCTTGTATGGAAGACTGCTGTCCTTTAGAGGAGAGGAAACATCCTGAGTCAGCCAAACTGCAGGAAGTCCAGGACCTGGCATACACA encodes the following:
- the ALKAL2 gene encoding ALK and LTK ligand 2, with amino-acid sequence MSGLRSPGLLGLVLLMLSAGYCKEKTDSADLKDRESLLNLIMEIIQELKRYHLEKDSGVQYFSKHDYNLDRREVADYGGYQDEQRVEIVPRDLRMKDKFLKHLTGPLYFSPKCSKHFHRLYHNTRDCTIPAYYKRCARLLTRLAVSPMCMEG